Proteins found in one Actinokineospora alba genomic segment:
- a CDS encoding M23 family metallopeptidase, translating into MNRLARPRRTILTMVSALLAAGMLVAGAGQASAANYYYELPYPAGEAYRVTQGPEGTYSHVGPYNEYAWDFGLPANYEVSAAQGGQILVSNWSQYWQNGIEVIIRHSNGTCTHYAHLNRAIYNAGTWVPQGRVIGWSGGTGAATAPHLHFQVINCYNRVGIPASLQGWSPPTGSWPVSVNYYA; encoded by the coding sequence ATGAACCGATTAGCCAGGCCGCGGCGCACGATCCTGACCATGGTGAGCGCGCTGCTGGCGGCGGGAATGCTGGTCGCCGGGGCGGGTCAGGCCTCGGCCGCGAACTACTACTACGAACTGCCGTACCCGGCGGGTGAGGCGTACCGGGTGACCCAGGGGCCGGAGGGCACCTACTCCCACGTCGGCCCGTACAACGAGTACGCGTGGGACTTCGGGCTTCCCGCGAACTACGAGGTCTCCGCCGCGCAGGGCGGCCAGATCCTCGTGTCGAACTGGTCGCAGTACTGGCAGAACGGCATTGAGGTGATCATCCGGCACTCCAACGGCACCTGCACCCACTACGCGCACCTGAACCGGGCCATCTACAACGCGGGCACCTGGGTTCCGCAGGGCCGGGTCATCGGCTGGTCGGGCGGCACCGGGGCCGCCACCGCGCCGCACCTGCACTTCCAGGTGATCAACTGCTACAACCGGGTCGGCATCCCGGCGTCCCTGCAGGGCTGGAGCCCGCCCACGGGGTCCTGGCCGGTCAGTGTGAACTACTACGCCTGA
- a CDS encoding response regulator produces MIRIVLVDDHPVVRAGLRALIDGQDDLSVVGEADGLDAALGAVASQRPDVVLMDLSLGAAAAGGAEITARLRGLPEPPEVLVLTTYDTESDILRALDAGARGYLLKDAPPPELFAGIRATARGETVLAPSVAATLVRRTARPGPTITEREVEVLELLSRGLGNKEMARELFVSEATVKSHLSHIYTKLGVDTRAGAVAAAIDRRIIRAT; encoded by the coding sequence GTGATCAGGATCGTGCTGGTGGACGACCATCCCGTCGTGCGGGCAGGCCTGCGCGCGCTCATCGACGGGCAGGACGACCTGTCCGTCGTCGGCGAGGCCGACGGGCTCGACGCGGCGCTGGGCGCGGTGGCATCGCAGCGGCCGGACGTGGTGCTGATGGACCTCAGCCTCGGTGCGGCCGCCGCCGGGGGCGCCGAGATCACCGCGCGGCTGCGGGGTCTGCCCGAGCCGCCGGAAGTGCTGGTGCTGACCACTTACGACACCGAGTCCGACATCCTGCGCGCACTCGACGCAGGCGCCCGCGGCTACCTGCTCAAGGACGCCCCGCCCCCGGAGTTGTTCGCGGGCATCCGGGCGACGGCGCGCGGGGAGACGGTGCTGGCCCCGTCCGTCGCGGCCACCCTGGTCCGCCGGACCGCCCGGCCGGGGCCGACGATCACCGAGCGCGAGGTCGAAGTCCTCGAACTGCTCTCGCGCGGCTTGGGAAACAAGGAGATGGCCCGCGAGCTGTTCGTGTCCGAGGCGACGGTGAAGTCGCACCTGTCGCACATCTACACGAAGCTCGGCGTCGACACCCGGGCGGGCGCGGTGGCGGCGGCGATCGACCGCCGGATCATCCGGGCCACGTGA
- a CDS encoding sensor histidine kinase codes for MAAQSATHGIHGILAPAARLDRWLQVVLVVLVATGAVRYVDRHGLGVTGVLVLLGAAVLALAYATRTLLPGRSWWPTAWVAGMVAIWTALTLVAPSFAWCAVPVAFAVLRVLPFGWAAATTVLMTLVVAGAWWRVVEAPDPTLVAGPVGIALVTVIAYRTLERESRARQRLLDDLTEAQAELAEEQRRSGALAERTRLSRDIHDSVGQGLSSINLLLQAAEQSWTREPATARDHVRTAAATARDGLDEVRRVVRDLAPAELTGDSSGTALPAALRRAAAQAAPGLDVEVRVHGTPVPLRPEVAAALVSTARGALANVREHAGAARVAVTLTYHDDEVLLDIRDDGRGFQPGQPPSGPLRGRGLRGIRERAEQLGGRADVESAMGEGTTVSVRFPLEVAR; via the coding sequence ATGGCTGCTCAGAGCGCGACGCACGGGATACACGGCATCCTCGCCCCCGCGGCCAGGCTCGACCGCTGGCTGCAGGTGGTGCTGGTCGTCCTGGTGGCGACCGGCGCGGTGCGCTACGTCGACCGGCACGGCCTGGGCGTCACCGGTGTGCTCGTCCTGCTCGGCGCCGCGGTGCTGGCTCTCGCGTACGCCACCCGCACGCTGTTGCCCGGCCGCTCGTGGTGGCCGACGGCCTGGGTTGCCGGGATGGTGGCGATTTGGACCGCGCTCACCCTGGTCGCGCCGTCGTTCGCCTGGTGCGCGGTGCCGGTCGCGTTCGCCGTGCTGCGGGTGCTGCCGTTCGGATGGGCGGCCGCCACGACGGTGCTGATGACCCTGGTCGTCGCCGGGGCGTGGTGGCGGGTCGTCGAGGCGCCGGACCCGACCCTGGTCGCCGGGCCGGTCGGGATCGCGTTGGTCACCGTGATCGCCTACCGGACTTTGGAGCGCGAGTCGCGGGCCCGGCAGCGGCTGCTCGACGACCTCACCGAGGCGCAGGCCGAACTCGCTGAGGAGCAGCGCCGCTCCGGCGCGCTCGCCGAGCGGACCCGGCTCTCGCGGGACATCCACGACTCCGTCGGACAGGGGTTGTCCAGCATCAACCTGCTGCTGCAGGCCGCCGAGCAGTCCTGGACCAGGGAACCCGCGACGGCGCGCGACCATGTCCGCACCGCGGCCGCGACCGCGCGCGACGGTCTCGACGAGGTCCGCCGCGTCGTGCGGGACTTGGCCCCGGCCGAGCTGACCGGGGACAGCTCCGGGACCGCGCTTCCCGCCGCGCTGCGCCGGGCCGCCGCCCAGGCCGCGCCCGGACTCGACGTCGAGGTACGGGTTCACGGCACGCCGGTGCCGCTGCGGCCCGAGGTCGCCGCCGCGCTGGTGAGCACCGCCCGGGGCGCGCTCGCCAACGTCCGCGAGCACGCGGGCGCGGCGCGGGTGGCGGTCACCCTGACCTACCACGACGACGAGGTGCTGCTCGACATCCGCGACGACGGGCGCGGCTTCCAGCCCGGGCAGCCGCCGTCCGGCCCGCTGCGTGGTCGCGGGCTGCGCGGCATCCGCGAGCGGGCCGAGCAACTCGGCGGGCGGGCGGACGTGGAGAGCGCGATGGGGGAGGGCACCACGGTGTCGGTGCGGTTCCCGCTGGAGGTGGCCAGGTGA
- a CDS encoding SMP-30/gluconolactonase/LRE family protein yields MKRPVLIATTLLLLTGAGVADADARPDRYQLPGDAGGSKFEGIGADERRGLFYVSEVTGGEIHRGSSGSAQAAEWLTGDGTDGRFTARGITVDALGRVYVAGGPNGIGTGRPDLWVYSPDGVLLAALRAPGADVFLNDVAIGPDGAAYFTNSNDPQIYRVADDGTGWTATRWADASGVVERQPGFNLGGIVLTADRGAFVVAQGNTGKLWRFDAATGAVSAIATGADLVNADGLLRQGETLTVVRNFSRMLATLRLSADGRSATLVRQQATDPTRVLTTAKALRGQVLYVDSKFDEPTATPPYEIVTEPVS; encoded by the coding sequence ATGAAGCGTCCGGTCCTGATCGCCACCACCCTGCTCCTGCTGACCGGAGCAGGCGTCGCCGACGCCGACGCCCGGCCGGACCGCTACCAGCTGCCGGGCGACGCGGGCGGCTCCAAATTCGAGGGCATCGGCGCCGACGAGCGGCGCGGGCTGTTCTACGTCAGCGAGGTCACCGGCGGCGAGATCCACCGCGGCTCGTCCGGGTCCGCGCAGGCCGCCGAGTGGCTGACCGGCGACGGCACCGACGGCCGCTTCACCGCCCGCGGGATCACCGTCGACGCCTTGGGCCGGGTGTACGTCGCCGGCGGCCCGAACGGCATCGGCACCGGCAGGCCGGACCTGTGGGTGTACTCCCCCGACGGCGTCCTGCTGGCCGCCCTGCGCGCGCCGGGCGCGGACGTGTTCCTCAACGACGTCGCGATCGGCCCGGACGGCGCCGCGTACTTCACCAACTCCAATGACCCCCAGATCTACCGCGTCGCGGACGACGGCACCGGCTGGACTGCGACCCGCTGGGCCGACGCGTCCGGTGTGGTCGAGCGGCAGCCGGGATTCAACCTCGGCGGCATCGTGCTCACCGCAGACCGCGGCGCGTTTGTGGTGGCCCAGGGCAACACGGGCAAGCTGTGGCGGTTCGACGCGGCCACCGGCGCGGTGAGCGCGATCGCGACCGGCGCCGACCTCGTCAACGCCGACGGCCTGCTCCGCCAGGGCGAGACCCTGACCGTGGTGCGGAACTTCTCCCGGATGCTCGCGACCCTGCGCCTGTCCGCCGACGGCCGGTCCGCGACCCTGGTGCGCCAGCAGGCGACCGACCCGACCCGGGTGCTCACCACCGCGAAGGCATTGCGCGGGCAGGTGCTTTACGTCGACAGCAAGTTCGACGAGCCCACCGCGACGCCGCCGTACGAGATCGTCACCGAGCCGGTCAGCTGA
- a CDS encoding YciI family protein — MRFMVLVKATAESEAGVQPSDEMLREMMAFNEELVKAGVLLAGEGLHPSAKGARVQFSGDKRTVVDGPFAETKELIGGFWLLEVKSLEEAVEWVKRVPNTDGGESEIEIRQVFTVEDFENASPEVKAHEQELRAVIGNG, encoded by the coding sequence ATGCGTTTCATGGTGCTCGTGAAGGCGACCGCGGAATCCGAAGCAGGCGTGCAGCCCAGCGACGAGATGCTGCGCGAGATGATGGCGTTCAACGAGGAGCTGGTCAAGGCGGGTGTGCTGCTCGCCGGTGAGGGGCTGCACCCGAGCGCGAAGGGCGCCCGGGTCCAGTTCTCCGGGGACAAGCGCACCGTGGTGGACGGCCCGTTCGCCGAGACCAAGGAGCTGATCGGCGGGTTCTGGCTGCTGGAGGTCAAGTCGCTGGAGGAAGCCGTCGAGTGGGTCAAGCGGGTGCCGAACACCGACGGCGGCGAGTCGGAGATCGAGATCCGCCAGGTGTTCACCGTCGAGGACTTCGAGAACGCGTCGCCCGAGGTCAAGGCGCACGAGCAGGAGCTGCGGGCGGTCATCGGGAACGGCTGA
- a CDS encoding RNA polymerase sigma factor, producing MTATDARRAVEAVWRIESARLIAGLARQVRDIGLAEELAQDALVTALEKWPDTGIPRNPGAWLMTTAKNRAVDLSRRDQNYQRKLEQIGRDTDNDHTPDASTGVGDINDDLLRLVFTACHPVLSTEAQVALTLRMLGGLTTDEIARAFLVAESTIAQRIVRAKKTLAKAGVPFEVPPEDERDARLAAVLGVIYLIFNEGYSATAGQDLMRPALCADALRLARVLAGLMPREAEVHGLVALLEIQASRAKSRVGSDGEPVLLLAQDRARWDQLLIRRGLAALKTAETLGGLGRPYTLQASIAACHANARTPEDTNWLRIAGLYEALALVAPSPIVELNHAVAIGMAFGPAVGLELLDELRDEPTLKDYHLLPSTRGDLLAKLGRTDEARAEFERAAGLTRNERERALLLSRVAAQ from the coding sequence GTGACGGCTACCGACGCGCGGCGGGCAGTGGAAGCGGTGTGGCGGATCGAATCCGCCCGCCTGATCGCCGGGCTGGCACGGCAGGTGCGCGACATCGGGCTGGCCGAGGAACTCGCCCAGGACGCCTTGGTCACCGCCCTGGAGAAGTGGCCGGACACGGGAATCCCGCGCAATCCCGGCGCGTGGCTGATGACCACGGCGAAGAACCGCGCGGTCGACCTGAGCAGGCGCGACCAGAACTACCAGCGCAAGCTCGAACAGATCGGCCGCGACACCGATAACGACCACACGCCCGACGCGAGCACGGGTGTCGGCGATATCAACGATGACCTGCTGCGCCTGGTCTTCACCGCCTGCCACCCGGTGCTGAGCACCGAGGCCCAGGTCGCGTTGACGCTGCGGATGCTCGGCGGGCTCACCACCGACGAGATCGCCCGGGCGTTCCTGGTCGCCGAGTCGACCATCGCCCAGCGGATCGTGCGGGCCAAGAAGACCCTCGCCAAGGCGGGTGTCCCGTTCGAAGTCCCGCCCGAGGACGAACGCGACGCCCGCCTGGCGGCCGTGCTCGGCGTGATCTACCTGATCTTCAACGAGGGGTACTCCGCCACCGCGGGCCAGGACCTGATGCGGCCCGCGCTCTGCGCGGACGCGCTGCGCCTGGCCAGGGTCCTCGCCGGTCTCATGCCGCGCGAGGCCGAGGTGCACGGGTTGGTGGCACTGCTGGAGATCCAGGCGTCGCGCGCGAAGTCCCGGGTCGGCTCCGACGGCGAGCCCGTGCTGCTGCTGGCGCAGGACCGCGCCCGCTGGGACCAGCTGCTGATCCGGCGCGGCCTCGCCGCGCTGAAGACCGCCGAAACCCTCGGCGGCCTGGGCCGCCCGTACACGCTGCAGGCGTCGATCGCCGCCTGCCACGCCAACGCCCGCACCCCCGAGGACACCAACTGGCTGCGGATCGCCGGCCTCTACGAAGCGTTGGCCTTGGTCGCGCCGTCACCCATCGTGGAGCTCAACCACGCCGTCGCGATCGGCATGGCCTTCGGCCCGGCCGTCGGGCTCGAGCTGCTCGACGAGCTGCGGGACGAGCCCACCCTGAAGGACTACCACCTGCTGCCCAGCACCCGCGGCGACCTGCTGGCCAAACTCGGCCGCACCGACGAGGCCCGCGCCGAATTCGAACGCGCCGCCGGGCTCACCCGCAACGAACGCGAGCGCGCGCTCCTGCTCAGCCGAGTCGCCGCGCAGTGA
- a CDS encoding ATP-binding protein encodes MSAAMVVEGVPAGRPVDLTSYFGRRHEIAEARRLLGTVRLVTLTGPGGVGKTRLAGRIAAGAQKQFRDGVTFVELAELRDPALLANLVADRLGLRDQSARAAADTLIEHLRTRSTLLVLDNCEHLVGACADLVDKLIVSCPKLVILATSRQSLSVEGEHLLMVPPLSVPRGEDVRSPDELAKYDAARLFVDRATAVLPSFAVTDENCADLARLCERLEGLPLAIELAAVRCRSMSVRQMVERLSKRLSLLTVGTRTAPRRQQTLRAMIDWSYSLCSRPEQLVWERASVFSGTFDLEAAEHVCGGPGVERTQVLDLVDGLLDKSVLVRDEHGGVARFRMLETLREYAQDCLDRAGDRARVSRLHRDWYAGLTARFEAEWHGPRQVAWVDRLRQDHANLRVALDFCVNDPADAVVGLRMATRVDDYWGIRGFHTEARLWLDRALAAAAPDAPQRVAALRMSGWFALLQGDIPTGIDRLTQAGELVAATGDPVQEAYLAHAWGMAALFSGDLTKAAEAFARVLPTFREHGELRGELFTLFIYGYTLGLAGDPAAGRTMLQEAIDRSTAIGESFWRAWALWGLSQVEITYGDVEAADQAAKEALRLEREFGNRLGEAFSTDLLAWVAQRQGRPVRAAMLLGAASAIWSAIGSSPSLSAVFDQPHREYLELNRQCLGAPAFQKAFAEGSALPSDLAMHYALEEDTSEPTADSDRSTLLTKREVEIARLVAEGLTNREIAARLTIAQRTAESHVAHILTKLEFTTRTQIAVWVASGG; translated from the coding sequence TTGAGCGCAGCGATGGTGGTTGAGGGCGTGCCGGCGGGCAGACCCGTCGACCTCACCAGCTATTTCGGCAGGCGGCACGAGATCGCCGAGGCACGGCGGCTGCTGGGCACGGTCCGGCTGGTCACGCTCACCGGTCCGGGCGGCGTGGGCAAGACCCGGCTGGCGGGCCGGATCGCCGCGGGCGCCCAGAAACAGTTCCGCGACGGGGTCACCTTCGTCGAGCTGGCCGAGCTGCGCGATCCCGCCCTGCTGGCCAACCTGGTCGCCGACCGGCTCGGCCTGCGCGACCAGTCGGCGCGGGCGGCGGCCGACACCCTCATCGAGCATCTGCGCACCCGGTCCACGCTGCTGGTGCTGGACAACTGCGAACACCTGGTGGGCGCCTGCGCCGATCTCGTCGACAAGCTGATCGTGTCCTGCCCGAAGCTGGTGATCCTGGCGACCAGCAGGCAGTCGCTCAGCGTCGAGGGCGAACACCTGCTGATGGTGCCGCCGCTCTCGGTGCCGCGCGGCGAGGATGTGCGCTCCCCCGACGAACTGGCGAAATACGACGCCGCGCGGCTGTTCGTCGACCGGGCGACCGCGGTGCTGCCATCGTTCGCGGTCACCGACGAGAACTGCGCCGACCTCGCGCGATTATGCGAGCGCCTCGAGGGCCTGCCGCTGGCCATCGAGCTGGCCGCCGTGCGGTGCCGGTCGATGTCGGTGCGCCAGATGGTCGAGCGGCTCTCGAAGCGACTTTCCCTGCTCACCGTGGGCACGCGCACGGCCCCTCGCCGCCAGCAGACGTTGCGCGCCATGATCGACTGGAGCTACTCGCTCTGCTCCCGCCCCGAGCAACTGGTATGGGAGCGCGCCTCGGTTTTCTCCGGGACCTTCGACCTCGAAGCGGCCGAGCACGTGTGCGGCGGTCCGGGGGTCGAGCGGACCCAGGTGCTCGACCTGGTCGACGGGCTGCTGGACAAGTCGGTGCTGGTCCGCGACGAGCACGGCGGGGTCGCCCGCTTCCGGATGTTGGAAACGCTGCGGGAGTACGCCCAGGACTGCCTCGACCGCGCGGGCGACCGGGCACGGGTGTCGCGGCTGCACCGCGACTGGTACGCCGGGCTGACCGCGAGGTTCGAGGCCGAGTGGCACGGCCCGCGGCAGGTGGCCTGGGTGGACCGGCTGCGCCAGGATCACGCGAACCTGCGCGTGGCGCTCGACTTCTGCGTCAACGACCCCGCCGACGCGGTGGTGGGCCTGCGAATGGCCACCCGCGTCGACGACTACTGGGGCATCCGCGGCTTCCACACCGAGGCCCGCCTGTGGCTCGACCGCGCACTGGCCGCGGCGGCCCCTGACGCACCGCAACGCGTTGCGGCGCTTCGGATGTCCGGCTGGTTCGCGCTCCTGCAGGGCGACATCCCGACCGGGATCGACCGGCTGACACAGGCGGGCGAACTCGTGGCGGCCACCGGCGACCCGGTCCAGGAGGCGTACCTGGCCCACGCCTGGGGCATGGCGGCGCTGTTCAGCGGCGACCTGACCAAGGCCGCCGAGGCGTTCGCGCGGGTGCTGCCCACCTTCCGCGAACACGGCGAACTGCGCGGTGAGCTGTTCACGCTGTTCATCTACGGGTACACGCTCGGCCTCGCAGGCGACCCGGCCGCGGGTCGGACGATGCTCCAGGAGGCCATCGACCGCAGCACGGCGATCGGCGAGAGTTTCTGGCGGGCCTGGGCGCTGTGGGGCCTGTCGCAGGTCGAGATCACCTATGGCGACGTGGAGGCGGCGGACCAGGCGGCCAAGGAGGCGCTGCGGCTGGAACGGGAGTTCGGCAACCGCCTCGGCGAGGCGTTCAGCACCGACCTGCTCGCCTGGGTCGCGCAGCGGCAGGGCAGGCCGGTGCGGGCCGCGATGCTGCTGGGCGCGGCCAGCGCGATCTGGTCGGCGATCGGCAGTTCACCGAGCCTGTCCGCGGTGTTCGACCAGCCGCACCGCGAGTACCTGGAACTGAACCGGCAGTGCCTCGGCGCACCCGCGTTCCAGAAGGCGTTCGCCGAGGGGAGCGCACTGCCCAGCGACCTCGCGATGCACTACGCGCTGGAAGAGGACACGAGCGAGCCCACGGCCGACTCCGACCGGTCGACCCTGTTGACCAAGCGTGAGGTCGAGATCGCCCGGCTGGTCGCGGAGGGCCTGACCAACCGGGAGATCGCCGCGCGGCTCACCATCGCCCAGCGCACCGCCGAATCGCATGTCGCGCACATCCTGACCAAACTCGAATTCACCACCCGCACCCAGATCGCCGTGTGGGTCGCGAGCGGCGGCTGA
- a CDS encoding MOSC domain-containing protein, which yields MSDLGTVVAVCRDGGHRFSKPVIPSITLLAGLGVEGDAHAGVTVQHRSRVAVDPTQPNLRQVHLIHEELFEELARDGFRVDPGQLGENVTTRGIDLLGLPRHTILRLGADAVVEVTGLRNPCAQINVFQPGLLKQVAYLGADGRLVRKSGIMAIVRHGGRIEAGDPIQVEPPPPPHLPLERV from the coding sequence GTGTCTGACCTCGGCACGGTCGTCGCTGTCTGTCGGGATGGTGGGCACCGCTTCAGCAAGCCGGTCATCCCATCTATCACCCTGCTCGCCGGGCTCGGGGTCGAGGGTGACGCGCACGCGGGAGTGACGGTCCAACACCGATCGCGGGTCGCCGTCGATCCGACCCAGCCCAACCTGCGCCAAGTCCACCTCATCCACGAGGAACTGTTCGAGGAGTTGGCCCGCGACGGCTTTCGGGTCGACCCCGGGCAGCTCGGGGAGAACGTCACCACCCGTGGGATCGATCTGCTGGGCCTGCCCCGGCACACGATCCTGCGGCTCGGCGCCGACGCCGTGGTCGAGGTGACCGGGTTGCGCAACCCGTGCGCCCAGATCAACGTATTCCAGCCCGGACTGCTCAAGCAGGTCGCCTACCTGGGCGCCGACGGTCGCCTGGTGCGCAAATCGGGGATCATGGCCATCGTGCGGCACGGCGGCCGGATCGAGGCGGGCGACCCGATCCAGGTCGAGCCGCCCCCGCCGCCGCATCTGCCGCTCGAACGGGTGTAG
- a CDS encoding STAS domain-containing protein translates to MDVQTWRHPGGVVLVVTGELDLGTAPRFEEALEQAQRAESDRVVLDLTAVTFLGSSGLSALVRANARSAGNGLGVVMTADTSIRRPLEVTGLDTVLPLYETVDAAFDARPL, encoded by the coding sequence GTGGACGTACAGACCTGGCGACACCCCGGTGGCGTCGTCCTCGTGGTGACCGGCGAACTCGACCTGGGCACCGCCCCGCGCTTCGAGGAAGCACTCGAACAGGCGCAGCGAGCCGAGTCCGACCGGGTGGTGCTGGACCTGACGGCGGTGACGTTCCTGGGCTCGTCCGGGCTGAGCGCTCTGGTGCGCGCGAACGCGCGGAGCGCGGGGAACGGCCTGGGTGTGGTGATGACCGCGGACACCTCGATCCGCAGACCACTGGAGGTGACCGGCCTGGACACCGTGCTGCCGCTGTACGAAACGGTCGACGCGGCATTCGACGCAAGGCCACTATGA
- a CDS encoding phosphocholine-specific phospholipase C: MDRRSFLGLGAGAAAFSLLPLSVRTAMAAAAPTGGLELIEHVVILMQENRSFDHYYGSLRGIRGFNDPNALTLSTGRSVFHQPAAVTTDLKVGHPNGYVLPYAVSDYHMAGTPHNWSDGHAAWNKGRNDAWVPHKQTNTMSGYRREHLPFYYALSEAFTICDAYHCSEMGPTNPNRNHLFSGMIGYEPGSTTRATGNAPYGNANHTGYTWTTYAERLRTAGISWRVYQEWDNFTDNSLEYFKTFVDVALKALAKTGYKKVEAFYDALRAASSTTQNTMLAQLAEGVATLTPTERALYDGALRRERSGGLLAAFKADVDRGTLPKVSWLVPNTAESEHSTNGPANGAVLTSKLLDVLASNQTMWNKTVFILNYDENDGFFDHMPAPAPPVVGDGSDGKSTVAFADEIALGAPIGLGARVPLLVVSPWSRGGYVCSEVFDHTSVLKFLERITGVAEPNITPWRRAVCGDLTSTLDLNTAVPTYPTLPVPAPSSGPRGTFRTPPSTQAFPLQEPGVRPARPLPYNLAVNSTVTAGSVAFAFVNNGTAGAHFSVYANRFRTDGPWRYTVEAGKSLSDSFTAGTPTGAYDLTAYGPNGFVRRFAGNRVTATSAGKANPEVTLRYAPAEGRVYLRMTNTGSAACVVKVVAGNRSGGPWTYPVAVNAVVEDFFSVAGTDYWYDLTATADTTDGFLRRFAGHVETGTASKSDPVMGSGRLSTVVSYVSSEETAGENGAARNAVDGTTSTIWHTRWSASPAQPPHEIRLDIGSARTVTGLTYVPRQDGGANGRFGGYEVELSTDGTVWSKVTSGSFPDDATTKTVRFWPTSARYVRVRVLSEAGGRGPWASAAELFPLGY; this comes from the coding sequence ATGGATCGCCGTAGTTTCTTAGGACTGGGCGCGGGCGCAGCGGCATTCTCCCTGCTGCCGCTGAGCGTGCGCACCGCGATGGCCGCCGCCGCGCCGACCGGCGGGCTCGAACTGATCGAACACGTGGTGATCCTGATGCAGGAGAACCGCTCGTTCGACCACTACTACGGTTCGCTGCGCGGTATCCGCGGCTTCAACGACCCTAACGCCCTCACGCTCTCGACCGGCCGCTCGGTTTTCCACCAGCCCGCCGCGGTGACCACCGACCTGAAAGTGGGCCATCCCAACGGATACGTCCTGCCCTACGCGGTCAGCGACTACCACATGGCCGGAACCCCGCACAACTGGTCGGACGGCCACGCCGCGTGGAACAAGGGCCGCAACGACGCCTGGGTGCCCCACAAGCAGACCAACACGATGTCGGGTTACCGGCGTGAGCACCTGCCGTTCTACTACGCGCTCTCCGAGGCGTTCACCATCTGCGACGCCTACCACTGCTCGGAGATGGGCCCGACCAACCCCAACCGCAACCACCTGTTCAGCGGGATGATCGGCTACGAACCCGGCTCCACCACGCGGGCGACCGGCAACGCGCCCTACGGCAACGCGAACCACACCGGCTACACCTGGACCACCTACGCCGAGCGGCTGCGGACCGCGGGCATCTCCTGGCGGGTCTACCAGGAGTGGGACAACTTCACCGACAACTCCTTGGAATACTTCAAGACCTTTGTGGACGTCGCGCTGAAGGCGCTGGCCAAGACCGGCTACAAGAAGGTGGAGGCGTTCTACGACGCGCTCCGCGCGGCGTCGAGCACGACCCAGAACACCATGCTCGCCCAGCTGGCGGAAGGTGTGGCCACGCTGACGCCCACCGAGCGCGCGCTCTACGACGGCGCGTTGCGGCGCGAACGCAGCGGCGGCCTGCTCGCGGCGTTCAAGGCCGACGTCGACCGCGGCACACTGCCCAAGGTCTCCTGGCTCGTGCCCAATACCGCTGAAAGCGAGCACTCGACCAACGGGCCCGCCAACGGGGCCGTGCTCACCAGCAAGCTGCTCGACGTCCTCGCGTCGAACCAGACGATGTGGAACAAGACCGTCTTCATCCTGAACTACGACGAGAACGACGGCTTCTTCGACCACATGCCCGCGCCCGCGCCGCCGGTGGTCGGCGACGGCTCGGACGGCAAGTCGACTGTGGCGTTCGCCGACGAGATCGCGCTGGGCGCCCCGATCGGCCTCGGCGCGCGGGTGCCGTTGCTCGTCGTCTCGCCGTGGAGTCGGGGCGGCTACGTGTGTTCCGAGGTGTTCGACCACACCTCGGTGCTCAAGTTCCTGGAGCGGATCACCGGCGTGGCCGAGCCGAACATCACCCCGTGGCGGCGCGCGGTGTGCGGTGACCTCACGTCCACTTTGGACTTGAACACCGCCGTGCCCACCTACCCGACACTGCCGGTGCCCGCGCCGTCCAGCGGACCGCGCGGCACGTTCCGCACCCCGCCGTCGACGCAGGCGTTCCCGTTGCAGGAGCCCGGCGTCCGGCCAGCCCGGCCGCTGCCCTACAACCTTGCCGTCAACTCGACGGTGACCGCGGGCTCGGTGGCCTTCGCTTTCGTCAACAACGGGACCGCGGGCGCGCACTTCTCCGTCTATGCCAACCGGTTCCGCACCGATGGACCCTGGCGGTACACGGTGGAGGCGGGCAAGTCGCTGTCCGACTCGTTCACCGCGGGCACGCCGACGGGGGCCTACGACCTGACGGCGTACGGCCCGAACGGGTTCGTCCGGCGGTTCGCGGGCAACCGGGTCACCGCGACGTCGGCGGGCAAGGCCAACCCGGAGGTCACCTTGCGGTACGCGCCCGCCGAGGGCCGGGTGTACCTGCGGATGACCAACACCGGTTCCGCGGCGTGCGTGGTCAAGGTCGTCGCGGGCAACCGGTCGGGCGGGCCGTGGACCTACCCGGTCGCGGTGAACGCTGTGGTCGAGGACTTCTTCTCGGTGGCCGGAACCGACTACTGGTACGACCTGACGGCCACCGCGGACACCACCGACGGCTTCCTGCGGAGGTTCGCGGGACACGTGGAGACGGGGACGGCGAGCAAGAGCGACCCGGTGATGGGCTCCGGCCGACTGTCCACAGTGGTCTCCTACGTCAGCAGCGAGGAGACGGCGGGGGAGAACGGCGCGGCCCGCAACGCCGTGGACGGCACCACGTCGACGATCTGGCACACGCGGTGGTCGGCGTCGCCCGCGCAGCCGCCACACGAGATCCGGCTGGACATCGGCAGCGCGCGGACCGTCACCGGACTGACCTACGTGCCCCGTCAGGATGGCGGCGCAAACGGGCGCTTCGGTGGCTACGAGGTCGAGCTCAGCACGGATGGGACGGTCTGGTCCAAGGTCACCTCAGGTTCTTTCCCGGACGACGCGACTACCAAAACTGTGCGGTTCTGGCCGACGTCGGCTCGGTATGTGCGGGTACGGGTGTTGAGTGAGGCGGGTGGGCGGGGGCCGTGGGCTTCGGCGGCTGAGCTGTTCCCTCTCGGATACTGA